In Lactobacillus sp. PV012, one genomic interval encodes:
- a CDS encoding nicotinate-nucleotide adenylyltransferase translates to MKSILEPQTHVEFQPVSASKMRIGIMGGTFNPIHLGHLNMAEQVRKKLDLDEIWFIPNNIPPHKKMNSQVTTKDRLAMLSLATRSNPHFRIMLLEILRGGVSYTVDTLRYLKKRAPRNQYYLIMGSDEVESFPTWKDPEIIARLATLVGVKRPNFQVESKYPMIWVDAPSLEISSSYIRQNVAMGQSIRYLVPEKVWQYIQERGLYLGEDFF, encoded by the coding sequence ATGAAATCTATTCTTGAGCCCCAAACTCATGTTGAATTTCAACCTGTTTCTGCTTCAAAAATGCGAATTGGAATTATGGGGGGAACTTTTAATCCAATTCACTTGGGACATTTAAATATGGCAGAACAAGTTAGGAAAAAGCTAGATCTTGACGAAATTTGGTTTATTCCTAATAATATTCCTCCTCACAAGAAGATGAATAGTCAAGTAACAACAAAAGATCGATTGGCAATGCTTAGTCTGGCAACTCGATCAAACCCACATTTTCGCATTATGCTGTTAGAAATTTTACGTGGCGGTGTTTCCTATACAGTTGATACACTACGCTATTTAAAAAAGCGTGCTCCGCGAAATCAGTACTATTTAATTATGGGTAGTGATGAAGTGGAATCTTTTCCAACATGGAAAGATCCAGAGATCATTGCGCGTCTAGCAACGTTAGTGGGAGTTAAAAGACCAAATTTTCAAGTTGAAAGTAAATATCCAATGATTTGGGTTGATGCCCCAAGTTTAGAAATTAGTTCAAGTTACATTCGTCAAAATGTAGCCATGGGGCAATCAATTCGTTACCTAGTGCCAGAAAAAGTATGGCAGTATATTCAAGAAAGAGGCCTTTATCTTGGAGAAGATTTCTTTTAA
- a CDS encoding YqeG family HAD IIIA-type phosphatase, with the protein MLFRPQYTINTIYNLDPKQLKEIGIKAVFSDLDNTLIAWNNPNSAKEMDDLNQKLKANGIKLVVISNNNAERISKVLNPYGIEFIAKARKPLPTGINEELKKLNLNKDEVMMVGDQLMTDIPAANRAGVKSVLVEPLVKTDKWNTRINRFFEKFIFAFLKMRKPVTFKETLQNG; encoded by the coding sequence ATGTTATTTAGACCCCAATACACGATTAATACAATATATAACTTAGATCCAAAGCAGCTGAAAGAAATAGGAATTAAGGCAGTTTTTTCAGATTTAGATAACACCTTAATTGCTTGGAATAATCCTAATTCAGCCAAGGAAATGGATGACTTAAATCAAAAGCTAAAAGCTAACGGCATTAAATTAGTAGTTATTTCTAATAATAATGCTGAGCGAATTAGTAAAGTTTTAAACCCATATGGGATAGAATTTATAGCGAAGGCCCGTAAGCCACTGCCAACTGGAATCAATGAAGAACTTAAGAAGTTAAATTTAAATAAAGATGAAGTGATGATGGTTGGAGATCAATTAATGACGGATATTCCTGCAGCTAATCGAGCAGGAGTGAAAAGTGTGTTAGTTGAGCCTTTAGTAAAAACTGATAAATGGAATACACGGATTAATCGCTTTTTTGAAAAGTTTATTTTTGCCTTTTTAAAGATGCGTAAACCCGTAACTTTTAAGGAGACCTTACAAAATGGATGA
- a CDS encoding T7SS effector LXG polymorphic toxin, whose amino-acid sequence MKISLEELNELLKQLKISQRDFSASVESAQDKAQAISDSHAMRGLTKGAINAEIENYKIPLLLQYNDIDDALIADFEKVINDFKSTTSETSTSAVIYESSLTTLEQKIAPIKSEYDQLVAKINQTQSTVSDLVSLTPLRSSGVSEGLDASKRILSKLKQDMRSFNSKKEYSTTKSLLSEQKSALKTVGKALSGGFDDNSSIKTFNDTKYLYKVLDKSKTFKKEVKEKYKYNPIFQAILQFSNVKYTNRIAYGLMQGQKVAENLKEGIAPFKTTLEKYEDMMSYMENFYHNPFKRRRDHLAFSKFEKLWPTLLKNEKFAALYKYGFVGKSLRRTVENWGSFPKQLKQSLNNYFSMTPNKYVRKFLDKVGKIKDTKVGGGIQKVLTVAKKNKTLQKLFEISEKNIADPRKLNEVMDKAIDLMDVIVDPVSVAGRHGADWIKKFSDPGKADKEALEIIEKYAGKKGIVSSIKRVKANFDRKVFGKAEKIALKKMSKEAGYKAFSKGITGKALKKGLSHVGGAVDAVLAAGDIFENYNNTQDKDTYHNVGKSTIHAAFDSVRNLNGVSGALLVTGAVAGLSVELPVIGVLGLALFGGAITEGIGKVVTSGKGKKQWDNLEQGSYKRMDIGEKFLKRLRN is encoded by the coding sequence ATGAAGATTAGTTTAGAAGAATTAAATGAATTACTTAAGCAACTAAAAATTAGTCAAAGAGATTTTTCTGCTTCAGTAGAATCTGCTCAAGACAAAGCCCAAGCAATCAGTGATTCACATGCAATGCGAGGATTGACTAAAGGTGCAATTAATGCAGAGATTGAAAATTATAAAATACCCCTTCTTCTCCAATATAACGATATTGATGATGCGCTGATTGCAGATTTTGAAAAAGTAATTAATGATTTTAAAAGTACGACTTCAGAAACATCAACTAGTGCAGTTATCTATGAGAGTAGTTTAACAACATTAGAACAGAAGATAGCCCCAATAAAATCAGAATATGATCAATTGGTGGCAAAAATAAATCAGACTCAAAGTACAGTTAGTGATTTAGTAAGCTTGACTCCGTTAAGAAGCAGCGGAGTAAGTGAAGGGTTAGATGCTAGTAAACGTATTCTTTCTAAGTTAAAGCAAGATATGAGAAGTTTTAACTCAAAGAAAGAATATAGCACAACTAAGAGTTTACTTTCAGAGCAAAAGTCAGCGTTAAAGACAGTAGGTAAAGCCTTAAGTGGTGGATTTGATGATAATAGTTCAATCAAAACTTTCAATGATACAAAGTATCTATATAAGGTATTAGATAAAAGCAAAACGTTTAAAAAAGAAGTAAAGGAAAAATATAAATATAACCCAATTTTTCAAGCAATTTTGCAATTTTCAAATGTTAAATATACTAATCGAATAGCATATGGACTCATGCAGGGACAAAAGGTAGCGGAAAATTTAAAAGAGGGGATAGCTCCATTTAAAACTACACTTGAAAAGTATGAAGACATGATGAGTTATATGGAAAATTTCTATCATAACCCATTTAAACGTCGGCGAGATCATTTAGCTTTTAGTAAATTTGAAAAGTTATGGCCAACATTGTTAAAGAATGAGAAATTTGCTGCATTGTATAAATACGGTTTTGTTGGTAAATCATTACGTAGAACGGTTGAGAATTGGGGAAGTTTCCCTAAACAATTAAAGCAATCATTAAATAATTATTTTTCAATGACTCCTAATAAATATGTAAGGAAGTTTCTTGATAAAGTAGGCAAGATAAAGGACACAAAAGTGGGAGGAGGTATTCAGAAGGTATTAACTGTTGCCAAGAAAAATAAAACCTTACAAAAATTATTTGAAATCAGTGAAAAAAATATTGCAGATCCAAGAAAGCTGAATGAAGTTATGGATAAAGCAATTGATTTAATGGATGTGATTGTAGATCCAGTATCGGTAGCCGGTAGACATGGTGCAGATTGGATTAAGAAGTTCAGTGATCCGGGGAAAGCTGACAAAGAAGCACTAGAAATAATAGAAAAATATGCTGGTAAAAAAGGAATTGTAAGTTCCATTAAGCGCGTGAAAGCAAATTTTGATAGAAAAGTTTTTGGAAAGGCGGAAAAGATAGCCTTAAAGAAAATGTCAAAAGAAGCAGGCTATAAGGCGTTTAGTAAAGGAATAACAGGAAAAGCTTTAAAGAAAGGGTTAAGCCATGTAGGTGGAGCAGTAGATGCGGTACTTGCGGCAGGAGATATTTTTGAAAACTATAATAATACACAAGACAAAGATACATATCACAATGTGGGTAAGTCTACTATTCATGCTGCATTTGATAGTGTAAGAAATTTAAATGGAGTAAGTGGGGCGCTCTTAGTAACAGGTGCTGTAGCAGGTCTTTCTGTTGAGTTACCTGTAATAGGAGTTCTTGGGCTAGCTTTATTTGGAGGAGCAATTACCGAAGGCATTGGTAAAGTAGTAACATCTGGAAAAGGAAAAAAGCAGTGGGATAACCTTGAACAAGGTAGTTATAAAAGAATGGATATTGGAGAAAAATTTTTAAAAAGATTGAGAAATTAA
- a CDS encoding T7SS effector LXG polymorphic toxin yields the protein MKISLEELNELLKQLKISQRDFSASVESAQDKAQAISDSTAMQGQTKGGINAEIENYKIPLLLQYNDIDDALIADFEKTINDFKSMTSESSASAVIYESSLTTLEQKIAPIKSEYDQLVTKINSTQSTVSDLVSLTPLRSSGVSEGLDASKHILIKLKQDMRSFNSKKEYSTTKSLLSEQKC from the coding sequence ATGAAGATTAGCCTAGAAGAATTAAATGAATTACTAAAGCAACTAAAAATTAGTCAAAGAGATTTTTCTGCTTCAGTAGAATCTGCTCAAGACAAAGCCCAAGCAATCAGTGATTCAACTGCAATGCAAGGACAAACCAAGGGTGGAATTAATGCAGAGATTGAAAATTATAAAATACCCCTTCTTCTCCAATATAACGATATTGATGATGCACTAATTGCAGATTTTGAAAAAACAATTAATGACTTTAAAAGTATGACCTCCGAATCATCAGCTAGTGCGGTGATTTATGAAAGCAGTCTAACAACATTAGAACAGAAGATAGCCCCAATAAAATCAGAATATGATCAATTAGTGACAAAAATTAATAGTACACAAAGTACAGTTAGTGATTTAGTAAGCTTGACTCCATTAAGAAGTAGCGGAGTAAGTGAAGGGTTAGATGCTAGTAAACATATTCTTATTAAGTTAAAACAGGATATGAGAAGTTTTAACTCAAAGAAAGAATATAGCACAACTAAGAGTTTACTTTCAGAGCAAAAGTGTTAA
- a CDS encoding TPM domain-containing protein gives MLKKLLGIFVVGISFLTLSTTTVYADNKDVQDNAHVLSAKTQDYIKKINDNDLSKIKGHPQIAVVTQKSLNGKDLDELGQQIFDKYKFGNRDYDNGVLLLLITKDHRFRMQTGYGVEPVLPDSYVNELVAGKIKSDLKKEDYNSAVSAMVNKTAQHIAENEDELPDKDEIANHTNESSKESNESSSIIDKIAGVMIGILKIINFIFKYGVFIIIGVGIVGIALFFFISARMDKKLHQAIKAAGITSPKEEKAIYKFASNHLISARNIPALLKIQEYNRKIPGKKIPLSNNFLEKVEKMSLTEYQTLITHYNEAIEVAEKTERPKNFPRNYYRRFVKDGVIIAALTQLLSDDFDPEALGQKWSKQAKDKFHEEQEERKRAREERQRRERERRYESGSSSLSHWYSSDSSSYDSSSSNDDFGGDGGSSGGGGGDSSW, from the coding sequence GTGCTAAAGAAATTATTAGGAATATTTGTAGTAGGAATAAGTTTCCTTACCCTTTCTACAACAACTGTTTATGCAGATAATAAGGATGTGCAAGATAATGCTCATGTTCTATCTGCTAAAACGCAAGATTACATCAAAAAGATTAATGATAATGATTTAAGTAAAATCAAGGGCCATCCCCAAATTGCAGTCGTTACTCAAAAAAGTTTAAATGGAAAAGACTTAGATGAGTTAGGACAACAGATTTTTGATAAATATAAATTTGGTAATCGAGATTATGATAATGGGGTCTTACTTTTACTGATTACTAAAGATCATCGTTTCCGGATGCAAACTGGTTATGGGGTAGAACCAGTCTTACCTGATAGTTATGTAAATGAACTAGTGGCTGGAAAGATAAAGTCAGATTTAAAAAAAGAAGACTACAATTCGGCGGTTTCAGCAATGGTTAATAAAACTGCCCAGCACATAGCTGAAAATGAAGATGAGTTACCTGATAAGGATGAAATTGCTAATCATACAAATGAAAGTTCTAAGGAAAGTAATGAAAGCTCCAGTATTATTGATAAAATTGCTGGAGTGATGATAGGAATTTTAAAAATTATCAACTTCATTTTCAAGTATGGTGTATTTATCATAATTGGTGTAGGGATTGTGGGAATAGCCCTCTTTTTCTTTATTAGTGCAAGAATGGATAAGAAACTCCACCAAGCAATTAAGGCTGCCGGGATTACTTCACCTAAAGAAGAAAAGGCAATCTATAAATTTGCAAGTAATCATCTCATTTCAGCTCGAAACATTCCTGCGTTGCTCAAAATTCAAGAATATAATAGAAAAATACCAGGCAAAAAAATTCCACTTTCTAATAATTTTTTAGAAAAAGTAGAAAAAATGTCCCTGACTGAATATCAGACCTTGATAACACACTATAATGAAGCAATTGAAGTTGCAGAAAAAACAGAGCGTCCCAAAAACTTCCCCCGAAATTATTATCGTCGTTTTGTAAAAGATGGAGTCATTATTGCTGCATTAACGCAACTACTTTCGGATGATTTTGATCCAGAAGCATTAGGGCAAAAGTGGAGCAAACAGGCAAAGGATAAATTTCATGAGGAACAAGAAGAGCGTAAAAGAGCTAGAGAAGAAAGGCAAAGAAGAGAACGTGAACGTAGATATGAGTCTGGGAGTAGTTCATTAAGCCACTGGTATAGTTCAGATAGCAGCTCTTATGATAGTAGTTCATCTAATGATGACTTTGGTGGTGACGGCGGTTCATCAGGTGGCGGTGGTGGCGACAGCTCATGGTAA
- a CDS encoding putative ABC transporter permease — MPYTFSELVALFFTYSVIGWLWETIYCSIKDHQYEYRGFLFGPYCPVYGFAVTTILVATHPFQNNIFLLFIVGAVVATLFELIASIFLQKFFHLKLWDYSNLKWNFQGRIAPEISLFWGIGVVALVKFVQPFVQKIIDWEESYTHGYEAIIILTVMGVDFIATIISVKKFHTSTQLWNTKINDFLDKHKAELDHSKLHAELKKHLPSLHPHTQLSWNARRLIRNFPKLKVIDANKFNEMKGDILAYLKNMM; from the coding sequence ATGCCTTATACATTCTCAGAATTAGTAGCCTTATTTTTTACTTATTCAGTAATTGGTTGGCTATGGGAAACTATTTATTGTTCTATTAAAGACCACCAATATGAATATCGTGGCTTTTTGTTTGGCCCATATTGTCCAGTATACGGATTTGCGGTAACAACAATTTTAGTGGCAACTCATCCCTTTCAAAATAATATCTTCCTATTATTTATTGTCGGAGCTGTAGTAGCTACATTATTTGAATTAATCGCCAGCATCTTTCTACAAAAATTTTTCCACTTAAAGTTATGGGATTATTCCAATTTAAAGTGGAATTTTCAAGGACGTATTGCCCCAGAGATATCACTTTTCTGGGGAATTGGTGTAGTAGCTTTAGTAAAATTTGTGCAACCTTTTGTTCAAAAAATTATTGATTGGGAAGAAAGTTATACTCATGGTTATGAAGCAATTATTATTTTGACAGTAATGGGGGTTGACTTTATTGCGACAATTATCAGTGTCAAAAAATTCCATACCAGTACACAACTATGGAATACAAAGATTAATGACTTTCTTGATAAACATAAGGCTGAACTTGACCATAGTAAATTACATGCCGAGTTGAAAAAGCATCTTCCAAGCTTGCATCCCCATACTCAACTAAGTTGGAATGCAAGACGTTTAATTCGAAATTTCCCTAAGTTAAAAGTTATTGATGCTAATAAATTTAATGAAATGAAGGGCGACATTTTAGCTTATTTAAAAAATATGATGTAA
- the yqeH gene encoding ribosome biogenesis GTPase YqeH, whose amino-acid sequence MDEEIKCIGCGSTLQSEDPEKSGYLPASALKKARENEDSEVYCQRCFRLRHYNEIMPVKENNDDFLALLNSIGEKDNALVVNVVDLFDFSNSLIPSLKRFIGKNEFVIVGNKIDLFPKNTKESKVKDWMRQEANRNGLDPKKIFLVSAAKKRNLDSLIDFLAKEGKNKDIYFVGTTNVGKSTLINAILSARSDLKDLITTSKFPGTTLDAIKIPLSDGHYLIDTPGILSKNQLASHLSGKELEMVEPKKPLKPATYQLKPGQTLFLAGLGRFDFLEGEPAGFTVYAARDLYIHRTKLSNADEFYQKHKDDLLLPPSPEDDLGEMKGQMFSPKEKSDILFGGVGFITVPKDVVVKAYTPDGIGLGIRRALI is encoded by the coding sequence ATGGATGAAGAAATTAAATGTATTGGATGTGGTAGCACACTTCAAAGTGAAGATCCAGAAAAGTCAGGTTACTTACCTGCTAGTGCTTTAAAAAAGGCACGTGAAAATGAAGATAGTGAGGTTTATTGCCAACGTTGTTTCCGTTTACGCCACTACAATGAAATTATGCCTGTTAAAGAAAATAATGATGATTTTTTAGCTTTGCTTAATTCCATTGGTGAAAAAGATAACGCCTTGGTGGTTAATGTCGTTGATTTATTCGACTTTAGCAATTCCTTAATTCCTTCATTAAAGAGATTTATTGGAAAAAATGAATTTGTAATTGTTGGGAACAAGATTGATCTTTTTCCTAAAAATACTAAGGAAAGTAAAGTTAAGGATTGGATGCGTCAAGAAGCTAATCGAAATGGTCTTGATCCCAAGAAGATCTTCTTAGTAAGTGCTGCTAAAAAACGCAATTTAGATAGTTTGATTGATTTTTTGGCAAAAGAAGGAAAGAATAAAGATATTTACTTTGTCGGCACAACTAATGTTGGAAAATCAACCTTAATTAATGCGATTTTAAGTGCTCGCAGTGATTTAAAGGATTTAATTACAACATCGAAATTCCCAGGAACAACTTTAGATGCCATTAAGATTCCACTTTCTGATGGTCACTACTTAATTGATACTCCCGGAATTTTAAGTAAAAATCAATTAGCAAGTCATTTAAGTGGTAAAGAGTTAGAAATGGTAGAACCTAAAAAGCCATTAAAACCTGCTACTTATCAATTAAAACCAGGGCAAACCTTATTTTTAGCTGGTCTTGGACGTTTTGACTTTTTGGAAGGTGAACCAGCAGGATTTACTGTTTATGCAGCCCGAGACTTGTACATTCACCGGACAAAATTGAGCAATGCGGATGAATTTTATCAAAAGCATAAAGATGATTTGTTACTACCACCAAGTCCAGAAGATGATCTTGGTGAAATGAAAGGGCAAATGTTTTCACCCAAAGAAAAAAGTGATATTTTATTTGGCGGTGTTGGCTTTATCACTGTACCAAAAGATGTAGTAGTGAAGGCTTATACTCCAGATGGAATTGGATTAGGAATTAGAAGAGCGTTGATTTAA
- the yqeK gene encoding bis(5'-nucleosyl)-tetraphosphatase (symmetrical) YqeK: MEKISFKKTYSPLNSEEIIAKQKAIMDQKRFEHCIGVSETSKKLARLNNYDEDKAALAGFIHDYAKQIPNEEFIKVIKEENFDPDLLNYNRAIWHGIVGTYFIKRDLKIEDEEILTAIYRHTTADSEMTTLDKIVFVADFIEPQRSFPGVEEARKVAFNNLDEGVGFELAHTLDFLVKNRQKIYPKTLKAYNKWAIKNN, translated from the coding sequence TTGGAGAAGATTTCTTTTAAAAAGACATATTCACCCTTAAATTCAGAAGAAATTATTGCAAAGCAAAAGGCAATAATGGATCAAAAGCGCTTTGAACATTGCATTGGGGTTAGTGAAACTAGTAAAAAATTAGCTCGTTTAAATAATTATGATGAAGATAAGGCAGCCTTAGCAGGATTTATTCATGATTATGCCAAGCAAATTCCTAATGAAGAATTTATCAAAGTAATCAAGGAAGAGAATTTTGATCCAGATTTATTGAATTATAATCGTGCAATTTGGCATGGAATTGTAGGAACTTACTTTATTAAAAGAGATCTAAAAATTGAAGACGAGGAAATTTTAACAGCAATCTATCGTCATACAACTGCGGATAGTGAAATGACAACTTTAGATAAGATTGTTTTTGTAGCAGATTTTATAGAGCCTCAGCGCTCATTTCCTGGTGTAGAAGAAGCAAGAAAAGTTGCTTTTAATAATTTAGATGAGGGTGTAGGCTTTGAATTAGCTCATACCTTAGATTTTTTAGTAAAAAATAGACAAAAAATATATCCAAAAACTTTGAAAGCTTACAATAAGTGGGCTATCAAAAATAATTAA
- a CDS encoding peptide MFS transporter, producing MNKKNMDTAFFGQPRGLSTLFFTEMWERFSYYGMRAILIFYMYYAVTKGGLGMSQTTAASVMSIYGSLVYLASVVGGWLSDRVWGPRKTVLFGGILIMIGHIVLSVPGKVAALYCSIAFIVAGTGLLKPNVSDMVGGLYSENDRRRDAGFSIYVFGINLGSAIAPWAVPWASEGFGFHLFGNHTNFHAGFALAAIGMFFGLLQYYFGGKKYLSDDGLRPNDPIDKDSLNKVIRWIIIGVIIVAAIFGILAFFKQLNIENVITLLTIVAIGLPIYYFILMLNSSKVTKVERSRVKAYIPLFIAAAIFWGIEESGSTVLALFAQDRTVLHIGAWHFEAANFQTLNPLFIMILTPFFVWLWDNWKNQPSAPNKFAAGLIFAGLSYAFMALPGILFGTSGRVSPFWLVGSWFIVEIAEMLISPIGLSVTTQLAPKAFQSQMMSMWFLADAAGQAVNAQIVKYYSTKTEVPYFLAVGIVSIIFGFILFAISKKIFKLMDGVK from the coding sequence ATGAATAAGAAAAATATGGATACGGCCTTCTTTGGACAACCACGTGGTCTATCCACCTTATTCTTCACAGAAATGTGGGAACGATTTAGTTACTACGGGATGAGGGCAATCCTTATCTTTTATATGTATTATGCAGTAACTAAAGGTGGATTGGGGATGTCTCAAACCACAGCAGCCTCAGTAATGTCCATTTATGGATCATTAGTTTACTTGGCTAGTGTAGTTGGTGGGTGGCTTTCTGACCGTGTCTGGGGTCCTAGAAAGACAGTCTTGTTCGGTGGTATTTTAATCATGATCGGACATATTGTACTTTCTGTCCCAGGTAAAGTGGCAGCTCTTTATTGCTCAATTGCATTTATTGTAGCTGGTACTGGTTTATTGAAACCAAATGTTTCTGACATGGTAGGGGGATTATATTCTGAAAATGATCGCCGCCGTGATGCAGGATTCAGTATTTACGTTTTTGGTATTAACTTAGGATCCGCAATTGCGCCTTGGGCTGTTCCATGGGCATCAGAAGGTTTTGGTTTCCATTTATTTGGTAACCATACAAACTTCCATGCTGGTTTTGCACTAGCAGCAATCGGAATGTTTTTTGGATTACTTCAATATTACTTCGGTGGTAAAAAGTATCTTTCAGATGATGGTTTAAGACCAAATGATCCAATTGATAAAGATAGTTTAAATAAAGTTATTCGTTGGATTATTATCGGAGTAATCATTGTTGCTGCAATTTTTGGTATTTTAGCTTTCTTTAAGCAACTAAATATTGAAAATGTAATCACTTTATTAACTATTGTAGCAATTGGCTTACCAATTTATTACTTTATCTTAATGCTTAATAGTTCAAAGGTAACTAAAGTTGAACGTTCTCGTGTTAAAGCTTATATTCCACTATTTATTGCAGCTGCAATTTTCTGGGGAATTGAAGAATCTGGTTCAACAGTGTTAGCACTTTTTGCACAAGATAGAACAGTATTACATATTGGAGCTTGGCACTTTGAAGCTGCCAACTTCCAAACTTTAAATCCATTATTTATTATGATTTTGACGCCATTCTTTGTATGGCTTTGGGATAACTGGAAAAACCAACCAAGTGCACCAAATAAGTTTGCGGCTGGGTTGATTTTTGCCGGACTTTCTTACGCATTTATGGCACTTCCTGGTATTTTATTTGGTACTAGCGGACGTGTAAGCCCATTTTGGTTAGTTGGTTCATGGTTTATTGTTGAAATTGCTGAAATGCTTATTTCACCAATTGGACTTTCAGTAACTACCCAACTTGCACCAAAGGCTTTCCAATCTCAAATGATGAGTATGTGGTTTTTAGCAGATGCGGCTGGACAAGCAGTTAACGCTCAAATCGTTAAATACTACTCAACTAAGACAGAGGTTCCATATTTCTTAGCAGTTGGAATTGTAAGTATCATTTTCGGATTTATTTTATTTGCAATTTCTAAGAAAATTTTCAAATTAATGGATGGTGTAAAATAA
- a CDS encoding LemA family protein encodes MKKSKKPLIAGLIFVVVILGIIITFSIQYINMSNNLNNTKIAVDTQWAQVENVMQRRADLTPNLTRTVKGSMKHEEKVFGDIANARKMFNNAKTPNGKLKANEELNNKTNVLINAIHENYPTLASNQNVKNLMTELSGSENRIAVERKRYIEDVSYYNQKVANFPTSMVASMKGMHPITNFKASSEGEKTPVVDLED; translated from the coding sequence ATGAAGAAAAGTAAAAAGCCGTTAATTGCTGGGTTAATTTTTGTAGTGGTGATTTTAGGAATAATTATTACTTTTTCAATTCAATACATTAATATGAGTAATAATCTAAATAATACTAAAATTGCAGTTGATACTCAGTGGGCACAAGTTGAAAATGTCATGCAGCGAAGAGCAGATTTAACCCCAAATTTAACTAGAACTGTTAAGGGTTCAATGAAGCATGAAGAAAAAGTTTTTGGTGATATTGCCAATGCGCGAAAAATGTTTAATAATGCTAAAACGCCAAATGGTAAGTTAAAAGCAAACGAAGAATTAAACAATAAGACTAATGTGTTGATAAACGCAATCCATGAGAATTATCCTACTTTGGCATCTAATCAAAATGTAAAAAATTTGATGACAGAACTTTCAGGTAGTGAAAATAGAATCGCAGTAGAACGTAAACGTTACATCGAAGATGTGAGTTACTACAATCAGAAAGTGGCTAATTTTCCAACTAGTATGGTTGCGTCGATGAAAGGGATGCATCCAATCACTAATTTTAAAGCAAGTAGTGAAGGAGAAAAGACTCCAGTTGTAGATTTAGAGGATTAA
- a CDS encoding Mbeg1-like protein, giving the protein MMNILDYIKDYNVLFSVKDMNELDSMIFAELTYCHFDKTPGITSFKELAHNQEAIDTLSKGVWGEANMKKLLELLSKSSRFKEISWGSLENKLDVNNEFEFNAITFQIRPNLRYIAYRGTTATKVGWKEDFNMSFSDSVPAHFFARKYFRERIQNYKGKVCLGGHSKGGNLAFYVGLTATEEEAKLIKRIDNFDGPGFHDQNVRFDKKIKQLKGKIHKFIPQASIVGILMDDLVEDKAYCEFVKSTGIPPMQHNLFNWEIKGHHFVTVDHLDTGTRFSWKTFSSFLENTSDEERREFIEMIYDAANVDEKLYLREMFTPKGTGKIAGNLLATGLKNQASWKPLIGKIWAASREVGANAWANKKKELLNKLEKQIK; this is encoded by the coding sequence TGCTGAATTAACTTATTGTCATTTTGATAAGACTCCGGGTATTACTTCTTTTAAGGAGTTGGCTCATAACCAAGAAGCGATTGATACTTTAAGCAAGGGTGTATGGGGCGAAGCAAATATGAAAAAATTGCTTGAATTATTGAGTAAAAGTTCGCGCTTTAAAGAAATTAGTTGGGGAAGTTTAGAAAATAAGCTAGATGTAAATAATGAATTTGAATTTAATGCGATTACTTTTCAAATTAGGCCTAATCTTCGTTATATTGCCTATCGAGGAACTACTGCGACTAAGGTCGGTTGGAAAGAAGATTTTAATATGTCCTTTAGTGATAGTGTGCCAGCGCATTTTTTTGCAAGAAAATATTTTAGAGAAAGAATCCAGAATTATAAGGGTAAAGTTTGTCTAGGGGGACATTCAAAAGGTGGAAACTTAGCCTTTTATGTTGGCTTAACAGCAACTGAGGAAGAAGCGAAGTTAATTAAACGAATAGATAATTTTGATGGGCCTGGTTTTCATGATCAAAATGTGCGCTTTGACAAAAAGATAAAGCAATTAAAAGGAAAAATACACAAGTTCATTCCACAAGCCAGTATTGTAGGGATCTTGATGGATGATTTAGTTGAAGACAAGGCATACTGTGAATTTGTTAAAAGTACAGGTATTCCGCCAATGCAACATAATTTGTTTAATTGGGAAATTAAGGGGCATCATTTTGTAACAGTAGACCATCTTGACACAGGCACACGTTTTTCTTGGAAGACGTTTAGCAGCTTCTTAGAAAATACGAGTGATGAAGAACGAAGAGAGTTCATTGAAATGATCTACGATGCAGCTAACGTCGATGAGAAACTTTATTTACGAGAAATGTTTACTCCCAAAGGCACTGGTAAAATTGCCGGTAATCTGCTGGCGACGGGTTTAAAAAATCAGGCGAGCTGGAAACCTCTTATTGGTAAGATATGGGCAGCTTCAAGAGAAGTAGGGGCAAATGCATGGGCAAATAAGAAGAAAGAGTTGCTTAATAAGTTAGAAAAACAAATTAAATAA